The following are from one region of the Bacillus methanolicus MGA3 genome:
- a CDS encoding TerC family protein: MSLLEGIIHTYSQFFEWDMWVKVLTDPVSWGLIGTLVILEGLLSADNALVLAIMVKHLPVEKRRKALFYGLLGAYTFRFIAIGLGVYLIELWWIKVLGASYLVWLSIKYFMDKKSGHKEDEVKGIDKNGLMIRLFGAFWGTVIAVELMDMAFSVDSVLAAFGISQEVWILLLGGMIGVLMMRGVAGVFIKLIDRVPELETAAYVLIFIIGVKMIAGVFGFHLDNIYFFILLLITFGITFVIHYLNKKKETVGHKKSA; the protein is encoded by the coding sequence ATGTCATTATTAGAAGGAATTATTCATACTTATTCCCAATTTTTTGAATGGGATATGTGGGTAAAAGTCTTAACAGACCCTGTCAGTTGGGGGTTAATTGGAACGCTTGTCATTCTCGAAGGATTATTGTCAGCCGATAATGCATTGGTGTTGGCAATAATGGTGAAACACTTGCCTGTGGAGAAACGGAGAAAAGCGCTATTCTATGGCTTGTTGGGTGCGTATACTTTCCGGTTTATCGCAATCGGCTTAGGCGTATATTTAATTGAACTTTGGTGGATTAAGGTGCTTGGTGCATCGTACTTAGTCTGGTTATCGATAAAATATTTTATGGATAAGAAGAGCGGTCATAAGGAAGATGAAGTTAAAGGAATTGATAAAAATGGACTGATGATTCGGTTGTTCGGTGCCTTCTGGGGAACAGTTATAGCGGTAGAATTAATGGATATGGCCTTTTCTGTCGACAGCGTTTTGGCTGCGTTTGGCATCAGCCAAGAGGTCTGGATACTGTTATTGGGCGGAATGATTGGTGTCTTAATGATGCGCGGAGTAGCCGGAGTATTTATTAAACTGATTGACAGAGTGCCTGAGCTTGAAACGGCCGCATATGTATTGATTTTCATTATTGGTGTAAAAATGATAGCTGGGGTATTCGGCTTCCATTTAGACAATATTTACTTCTTTATTCTCCTGTTAATTACATTTGGCATCACCTTTGTCATTCACTACTTGAATAAGAAAAAAGAAACGGTTGGCCATAAAAAAAGTGCATGA
- a CDS encoding YpjP family protein — protein MPKWLRKSFVILVTILTFGMVTPSQDFLYNNVNNHKPPKRDAFESDSVEKLNETSSEESNLEEIVSARDQFIQSMMKEAEEQSYKKFGPRIKPVIEDEFKKIILPNIERAIATVASQYPKEELSRLEITEVPGGGTSEKIFHIVDSQTKKDLIRFHVRRDHPPLEGYWFNFHYHTHHDNFQAHHHLGSIYWDKNTPPNWERV, from the coding sequence ATGCCTAAATGGCTTCGAAAATCATTCGTCATACTTGTAACCATCTTAACCTTTGGAATGGTTACCCCATCTCAGGACTTTTTATATAACAATGTAAACAATCATAAACCACCGAAACGGGATGCATTTGAATCCGACTCTGTAGAAAAACTGAATGAAACATCATCAGAAGAAAGCAATCTTGAGGAAATAGTCTCTGCCAGGGATCAATTTATTCAAAGTATGATGAAGGAAGCAGAGGAACAATCTTACAAAAAGTTCGGGCCAAGAATCAAGCCTGTCATTGAGGATGAATTTAAGAAAATCATTCTTCCAAACATTGAAAGAGCAATTGCAACGGTTGCTTCCCAGTATCCAAAAGAAGAATTATCTCGGCTTGAAATTACGGAAGTTCCTGGAGGGGGTACTTCAGAGAAAATTTTTCATATTGTGGACAGCCAGACGAAAAAGGATCTGATCCGTTTTCATGTCAGAAGAGACCATCCGCCGCTTGAAGGGTATTGGTTTAATTTTCATTACCATACGCACCATGACAATTTTCAGGCCCATCACCATCTCGGGTCAATTTATTGGGATAAAAACACCCCACCGAATTGGGAACGCGTGTAG
- a CDS encoding class I SAM-dependent methyltransferase → MFVTTAGRTNLEMIEQAKQIAKDLQVKYIARKKRSIRSIQHVLQDDCIVVGKDRLELYPFGENEPFFFHPNSAMFRLKRLVKGEHDPFLEAAQLKPGMSFLDCTLGLASDSIIASFAVGEKGAVTGVEANPYLAYIVDKGLNKWTSSLKIMDQAMRKINVVSSFSTNYLQTLSDESYDVVYFDPMFEENILESDGIKALTKIAVYHDLDEELMKEAMRVARKRVVLKDHFRSSRFEKFGFHVFKRKTAKFHFGVLEKQ, encoded by the coding sequence ATGTTTGTAACGACTGCAGGACGAACAAACTTGGAAATGATTGAACAAGCAAAACAAATTGCAAAGGATTTGCAAGTGAAATATATAGCAAGAAAAAAGCGTTCTATACGATCGATTCAACACGTTTTGCAAGATGATTGTATTGTAGTAGGGAAAGATCGTCTTGAATTATATCCTTTTGGGGAAAATGAGCCTTTCTTTTTTCATCCGAATTCAGCCATGTTTCGGCTCAAACGACTCGTAAAAGGAGAACATGATCCATTTCTTGAAGCGGCACAATTAAAGCCTGGAATGAGCTTTCTTGATTGTACACTCGGGCTTGCTTCCGACAGCATTATTGCAAGCTTCGCTGTCGGGGAAAAGGGTGCGGTTACTGGTGTTGAAGCTAATCCATATTTAGCTTATATCGTAGATAAAGGTTTAAATAAGTGGACCTCAAGTCTTAAGATAATGGATCAAGCAATGAGAAAAATAAATGTCGTCTCTAGCTTTTCAACAAATTACTTGCAAACTCTTTCAGATGAAAGCTATGATGTCGTTTATTTTGATCCAATGTTTGAAGAGAACATTTTGGAATCAGATGGAATTAAGGCATTGACGAAAATTGCGGTTTATCATGATCTTGATGAAGAGTTAATGAAGGAAGCGATGAGGGTTGCCCGGAAACGAGTTGTTTTAAAGGATCATTTTAGAAGTTCGCGGTTTGAAAAATTCGGATTTCATGTTTTTAAGAGGAAAACGGCTAAATTTCATTTTGGAGTGCTTGAGAAACAGTAA
- a CDS encoding BrxA/BrxB family bacilliredoxin: MSMAYEEYMKQMVKPMREELLRAGFKELLTVNDVEEFMENVEGTTLVFVNSVCGCAAGLARPAATQAVLRSDKKPDHLVTVFAGQDKEATAKMREYFTGYEPSSPSMALLKGKEVVHFIPRHDIEDHPMEAILENLLTAFEQHC; the protein is encoded by the coding sequence ATGTCAATGGCATATGAAGAATATATGAAACAAATGGTAAAACCGATGCGTGAGGAGCTCTTGCGTGCCGGATTTAAAGAACTGCTCACTGTTAATGATGTAGAAGAATTTATGGAAAATGTTGAAGGCACTACACTTGTCTTTGTCAATTCGGTGTGCGGTTGTGCCGCCGGTCTTGCACGTCCTGCTGCAACACAAGCAGTTTTACGCAGTGACAAAAAACCGGACCATTTAGTAACAGTATTTGCCGGACAGGATAAAGAAGCAACCGCAAAAATGCGCGAATATTTCACAGGCTATGAGCCCTCATCTCCGTCAATGGCTCTCTTAAAAGGAAAAGAAGTTGTGCATTTTATTCCGCGCCATGATATTGAAGATCATCCAATGGAAGCAATTTTGGAAAACCTATTGACAGCATTCGAACAACATTGTTAG
- the ilvD gene encoding dihydroxy-acid dehydratase, translating to MTRDLRIRSHVISDDERRAPNRAMLRAVGFTDEDFQKPMIGIASTWSEVTPCNIHINELAFKAKEGAKDAGGAPLVFNTITVSDGISMGTEGMRYSLPSRDLIADSIETVVGAENLDGFVAIGGCDKNMPGCLMAIARMNLPSLFVYGGTIRPGKLNGKDIDIVSAFEGVGQYNKGDIDREGLHKIECHACPGAGSCGGMYTANTMASAIEALGMSLPGSSSNPAETDEKRNDCYEAGRAVYRLLEQDIRPRDILTKKAFENAITVVMALGGSTNAILHLMAIAHAAEVDLSLDDFNRIQKKVPHIADLKPSGKYVMQDLHEAGGVQAVMKMLLKAGLLHGDCLTVTGKTLAENLAEAPDLKEGQKIIYPLEKPLKEKGPLVVLKGNLAPAGAVAKVSGLKVTRHTGPAKVFDDEESAARAVLSGEIQPGDVLVIRYEGPKGGPGMPEMLSISGILVGKGLGESVALLTDGRFSGGTHGLVVGHIAPEAQVGGPIAFIQNGDMITIDSETQELSVALSESEFEERKRNWEPPALPSRGALAKYARLVSCASRGAVTDYFEEASIKETSKL from the coding sequence ATGACTAGAGACTTAAGAATTCGCAGCCATGTAATCAGTGATGATGAAAGAAGAGCTCCGAACCGGGCAATGCTTCGGGCAGTTGGTTTTACCGATGAGGATTTCCAAAAACCGATGATCGGGATTGCCAGCACATGGAGCGAGGTAACCCCTTGCAACATACATATTAATGAACTAGCCTTCAAAGCGAAAGAAGGTGCAAAGGATGCAGGCGGTGCTCCGCTTGTTTTTAATACGATCACCGTTTCGGACGGGATTTCAATGGGAACCGAAGGAATGAGATATTCTCTGCCAAGCCGTGATTTAATTGCCGATTCAATTGAAACGGTTGTTGGTGCTGAAAATTTAGATGGTTTTGTCGCAATCGGAGGCTGTGATAAAAACATGCCTGGCTGTCTGATGGCGATCGCAAGAATGAATTTGCCTTCTCTGTTTGTTTATGGAGGAACGATCAGACCTGGAAAATTAAATGGAAAAGATATTGACATCGTTTCCGCTTTTGAAGGTGTCGGCCAATATAATAAAGGAGATATCGACAGGGAAGGGCTTCATAAGATTGAATGCCATGCTTGTCCCGGCGCCGGTTCTTGCGGGGGAATGTATACTGCCAATACAATGGCAAGTGCGATTGAAGCACTTGGTATGAGCTTGCCGGGAAGTTCATCCAACCCTGCAGAAACGGATGAGAAACGAAATGACTGTTATGAAGCGGGACGAGCTGTTTACCGTTTACTAGAACAAGATATTCGCCCTCGCGATATTTTAACGAAAAAAGCTTTTGAAAATGCGATTACTGTCGTAATGGCACTTGGCGGCTCAACAAATGCGATTTTACATTTAATGGCGATTGCCCATGCTGCCGAAGTCGATCTTTCACTTGATGATTTCAACCGGATTCAGAAAAAAGTTCCGCATATTGCAGACTTGAAACCAAGCGGCAAATACGTTATGCAAGACTTGCATGAGGCTGGAGGAGTACAGGCAGTAATGAAAATGCTGCTAAAAGCTGGCCTGTTGCACGGAGACTGCTTAACAGTTACAGGAAAAACTTTGGCAGAAAATCTGGCCGAAGCTCCTGACTTGAAAGAAGGACAAAAAATTATTTATCCACTAGAAAAACCGCTTAAGGAAAAAGGCCCACTTGTCGTTTTAAAAGGAAATCTTGCGCCTGCTGGTGCAGTAGCAAAAGTTTCGGGCTTAAAAGTTACACGGCATACCGGACCTGCGAAAGTATTTGATGACGAAGAATCAGCTGCAAGAGCAGTTTTAAGCGGAGAAATTCAACCAGGGGATGTATTAGTCATCCGCTATGAAGGGCCTAAAGGCGGACCGGGAATGCCTGAAATGCTCTCTATTTCTGGAATACTCGTTGGAAAAGGCCTTGGTGAAAGCGTAGCACTTTTAACAGATGGCCGTTTCTCAGGAGGAACCCATGGCCTTGTCGTCGGCCATATCGCTCCGGAAGCACAAGTCGGCGGTCCGATCGCTTTTATTCAAAATGGTGATATGATTACAATTGACAGCGAAACCCAGGAGCTGTCGGTTGCATTATCGGAAAGTGAATTTGAAGAGCGAAAACGAAACTGGGAGCCGCCTGCGCTGCCATCCAGAGGCGCATTGGCGAAATATGCGAGACTCGTTTCATGCGCTTCAAGAGGAGCGGTAACTGATTACTTTGAAGAGGCATCGATAAAAGAAACATCGAAGCTCTAA
- a CDS encoding conserved virulence factor C family protein: MKIIAIEPTPSPNTMKIILDEELPMGKRNNYKKETSEGAPEVIRNILEIEGVKGVYHVADFLAVERNAKYDWKTILPKVREAFGEDQVDETARESAVNDHFGEIKVQVQMYKGIPMQVKLTDGTEERRYGLPEIFINAIKRAQDPNDNIVIERKWKDFGVRYGDFDQIGHDVKEELMAAYPDKRLEELVKVANDPDRYHKANQIRERKKVTLDDFNDPDWRKRYQLLEQMDDPTIEDLPILEKALEDEKASIRRLAVVYLGMIEDKRVLPLLYKGLKDKAVTVRRTAGDCLSDLGFEEAMEEMMEALKDESKLVRWRAAMFLYEVGDERAIPALKAAEDDPEFEVSMQVKLAIARIEGGEEAKGSVWKQMTEARKQESQTNEGD; the protein is encoded by the coding sequence ATGAAAATAATAGCAATTGAACCGACTCCAAGCCCAAATACTATGAAAATCATTTTGGACGAAGAACTTCCAATGGGGAAGAGAAACAACTATAAAAAAGAAACGAGTGAAGGTGCGCCGGAAGTTATCCGAAACATCCTTGAGATTGAAGGCGTCAAGGGTGTTTATCATGTTGCAGATTTTTTAGCCGTTGAAAGAAATGCGAAATATGACTGGAAAACAATTTTGCCAAAAGTAAGAGAAGCTTTTGGTGAAGACCAAGTTGACGAAACCGCTAGAGAATCTGCCGTAAATGACCATTTTGGTGAAATAAAAGTTCAAGTTCAGATGTATAAAGGCATCCCGATGCAAGTTAAGTTAACCGACGGTACGGAAGAAAGACGGTACGGATTGCCGGAAATATTCATAAACGCAATTAAACGTGCGCAAGACCCGAATGACAATATTGTGATCGAACGGAAATGGAAAGATTTTGGTGTCCGTTACGGAGATTTCGATCAGATCGGACATGACGTTAAAGAGGAACTCATGGCAGCTTATCCTGATAAAAGACTGGAAGAACTTGTAAAAGTTGCAAATGATCCTGATCGATATCATAAAGCAAATCAAATTCGGGAAAGGAAGAAAGTTACCCTTGACGATTTCAACGATCCCGATTGGAGAAAACGATATCAGCTGCTCGAACAGATGGATGATCCGACCATCGAGGATCTCCCTATTTTGGAAAAAGCACTTGAGGACGAAAAGGCATCGATTAGAAGGTTGGCAGTTGTCTATCTTGGAATGATTGAAGATAAAAGAGTTCTGCCTTTGTTATATAAAGGTTTAAAAGATAAAGCGGTTACAGTAAGGAGGACGGCAGGAGATTGCTTGTCTGATCTTGGATTTGAAGAAGCAATGGAAGAAATGATGGAAGCGCTCAAAGATGAGAGCAAGCTTGTCCGCTGGAGGGCCGCCATGTTTTTGTATGAAGTTGGCGATGAAAGGGCGATTCCTGCTTTAAAGGCTGCTGAGGATGATCCTGAATTTGAAGTAAGTATGCAAGTAAAGCTTGCGATCGCTCGGATTGAAGGCGGCGAAGAAGCGAAGGGATCCGTCTGGAAACAAATGACCGAAGCAAGAAAACAAGAAAGCCAAACGAATGAAGGGGATTAA